From the Conger conger chromosome 13, fConCon1.1, whole genome shotgun sequence genome, the window AACTGTTGTACATATATACTGAATTTTGATGGGGACGAACAAGTGATAGAAATAAGGTGATTAGAAATATGACCAGGATACGTGATGAACTGACAGAAAGGGAAGTTGACACAAGTAAAGATAGTTTTGTTTAAATTTTCTGTTTGGGTGGAAGAAAATGTTGCTCAGAATCTTTTTGCCTTGTTGTCTCAATGCTGTTTTGTTGTGACTTGCCacttatctgtgtgtgcatttctcgCACCACTCAGGCTGCTGTCAGTCAGTACCTACATCTCCGTGTCCTGACCCTGAGTATGAGAACGCATTTCTCCTCAAACAACTCCCTGACCTTCCATAAAACActctgtatctgtttttgtctAAGTTCTTAGGGTTTTCAGTCCTTCTTTCGCTCTGCGaccaccgtagtctgtctgtctgtcttccccTGCATTCCCACTCATGCATCCCACCTGTTCTTCATTTAGCgtctccacctcccactccttacatagatttccttcctgtctttcttGCTTGCCTCTCACCTGTTTTACgttgtctgttctgttctgcgaCTGGTTCCCCCTGCCCAGGTTCTTGACAGTTACACCCATAATCAGTACATTGTTAGTTGCATAATCACCTAACTGATTCATACATGATTACAATGTTTATTGGATCTTCATTTTATCTACAACTTATGATTTTGTTTCTCTACAAGGTTTTGCTTATAAGAATCATCAATTGGTCAATGGAGTGCTATGTGCCTGCATCTGCCGGTATCCAGAAGCGACGCTTAGCTGTTTGGAGAAAAGAAAGCTGGGAAAATGTCTTTTCCTTGGAAAGAACGGGTTTTTCGATTTCTCCTGTGATACTGGAGCTCTGCACTGCACATATCCATAGCTGACCATTTTTGTCATCCACAttatcaatccatccatccattatctgaacccgcttatcctgatcagggtcgcaggggggctggagcctatcccagcatacattgggcgaaaggcaggaatacaccctggacaggtcgccagtccatcacagggcacacacaccattcactcacacactcatacctacgggcaatttagactctccaatcagcctaacgtgcatgtctttggactgtgggaggaaaccggagtaccctgaggaaacccatgcagacacagggagaacatgcaaactccacacagagaggccccggccgacagggattcgaacccaggacctccttgctgtgaggcggcagtgctacccactgcaccatccgtgccgccctcatccacgttatgttattttaaatcaattattaCCCGATTGAGTAGATGTGATcagaaaatagtttttgttATCAAGAAAAATTGGGTTGGTCGTCCCTAACTGCACGAAGAGAGCTACATTCGCTTCTATTCATCTATAAAGCTCTAATTGGTAAACTCCCATCGTATTTATCCTCGCTCCTCATTCACAACTCTATGAGTTGCCGAACACGCTCGCAGTCACACACCAGATTGCTCATTCCGCACGTGAGGACGGAATATGGAAAGtctgctttttctcactatgctccggacaagtggaataggctccaggacactctaaaattggatcaatttgtttctctagactcttttagagtgctcctcgtgggtaccatgactgagaactgctcgtgttttacctgatttttTGTGTCTTATCActtattatctgttttttataacttgttttttgtctgctcttatcatgtctgttgcaacctgtatcttttatatatgttttttgtaaacagggcacccttgaaaatgagagcttgctctcaagggacttccctgtataaataaaggtcaaataaaaaattaaaaaataaaattactattagATCACTTTCTGAAtgaagtgcttactatgagtctttctctccTTAATGTctcttctcagctagcacattctggtcttacagcaaggtcaacaagggtattcagaagacaaaatactgatgaatgttcgtggccagcttcatgtctttttgttttggtaaagccgcCCCtacaggaaaagtgtgtataagagtcttactatgtctgattcaaatcagaaagccggtaagctttctcactttctgtgatttctttgcaaataaatatgaaagttaaatagaagaatagctattgttgtgtttttactggatctgtttaatcagacgatgctcacctgtgatatcttatttgtgcatgttaaaaagggaatttttccccatgcactatccactaagagttatgatgtgttttgtggtcagagatgcttttctgcataccactgttgtaatgtgtggttatttgcgttactttcaccttcctgtcagctttgaccagtctggcccttctcctctgacgtctctcattaacaaggcgtttccatctgcagaactgctgctcactggatgtttttttgttttttccaccattctttgcaaaccgtagagactagtgtgcatgaaaatcccaggagatcagcagtttctgagatactcaaaccaccctgtctgccaccaacaatcattctagggtcaaagtcacttagatcacatttttctcccattctgatggttgatctgaacattaactgaagctcctgacccgtatctacatgagtgtatgcattgcactgctgccacacaattggctgatcagataatcgcatgaataagtaggtgtaataaggtAATaaggttcctaataaagtgctcggtgagtgtatattctttgTTTCACTTTGACCGgttgaaatgaaacatgaaatccACCTCAATTAGAGGAGAAAGATAAGCCAGGTGTTGACCGCTTCCTCTCGATTAGTGCGCGTTTCTACTCTCAACGCTTTCTCAGGAAAACGGCAGCAACACAGCTCAACGGCTGTACTTCCTGCTTTCGGAGATGATCGTTTATAGAGTATTGATACACGGTTAGGGTCCACGGTGTGCtgagtgctgattggctgctgggaCGTACCtccgcagacagacagagcagccTGCCCCCAGTGAGGAGAAGGGTCCCCAGGACCTGCAGCCAGGCCGGGAGGGAGAGGGCCCGCGACAGCAGCCCCCGCTGGTACCCATACAGCCACACAGGCAGGATGTGCAGCCCTGCGATGGCCAGGACCCCTGGAGGCGTCCTGAAACCTGCCGGCACAGACAGCAGATCCATCTCTCCTTTAGTCTCACTGCACTTCTGTTAGTGGAAATGTACAGATGTTTGATTTTGCAAAAATTAGCATGTGCTAAAGGTTTACGTGTGCTAAAGGTCTTGGTAAATCAGGCCCTAAATATGTACTTCCCATACAATTGTTTCTTCCCAATATTAGCTGTGTTATTGTCCCATTGTTGTACAGcactgaaagcacacacacacacacagcactggattagcgtacacacacagggcactggaacagtgtacaaacacacacacagcactggaacaacgtgcacacacacacagggcactggaacagtgtacaaacacacacacagcactggaacaacgtgcacacacacacagggctctgtcTCACCTTTGGCCATGACAGCCTGGACCAGCCAGGGGCTGTCTGAGAAGCTGCTCTTCCACTGGGCACCGTGTGCGTTGTGgttacagacaaacacacaccactccaGCGCAGACACCAGCCAGCCCCACTGTGGGAAGAGATTGCACATGAGTgtagtattattattgctataaTTACGATGATGACTATGACTATGatagttattgttgttattatcattAACGACCCTGCAGGGGTGCATTGCACAGTCAGTGGGACGGAGGTCGTGCCTGGTACAGCATGCTCCACACCATGCCCCGCCCCAGGTTGTCCACCACCACGTCCAGCCAGGCCCCAAACTCAGAGGTTTGGTCTAACCTGCGAGCCACACAGCCGTCTACCCCTGAAAAGCATGGAGCACCATCAGGACGGACTGTACGGCCAGCAGATGGCGTGACAGGACAGATCCGTTTCATAAATAAGTATCCAAAAAACAGACTGTAAGAACCTGTATAGGCTTTATACAGTATTAACACCTTGAGAATTCCTAATATTTTCACACATGTACCTTCTACAAGTCTCTAAATCCTGTTGTGTGTATATCATTGTGTATACAATTGTTCAAAATAATCTATGCACTTCCTAAAATACTTTAAACCccaatttttgtcaaaaaacatTGCAATCTTTCATAACtcatataaaacaatgtgtatGCCCGCTTAGAGTTAAAACATGAGGTGGGAGCCATTGGTTTACTTGTGTGGAATGACTCAGCTAACATATTTCGCATTTGAATTAAGTTCCAAACGCTTGGAACGCGTGTAACGATGACGAAGGAAATGGCGGAGGCGCCATGGACAGATGACACCAATGAAGAGGAAACTGTACATATATCAAGGTCgtgttgtttgtgtctgtgtttaggAATTTGAGTTAAGATTACAAAATGCAAGATAAAGGCGGTGTCCTTGGAGCGGCTAATCCTCCGCAATACTGCAGACTACAGTAGACATATCCTTCATGAGCCTTACAAATCTAGCGCTTTATTTATCGGTTAGGATATGGCCAGATGGTCATGCCCAAATTCACTTCAAATCGGATATTTAACATTGGTCTACTCTTCAGTAGATGAGGGATCATCAaaggccctcgaatccaaatccaaccctgtttttcttttctcccaggtaaagggagggtcgAACATAGCTCTCAGCCCTCAAGGACCGTGCGTTGCTGATCCGTGCTCTAGAGGGAAGACACGACGGAAACACGGAACTAAGCCAACACCTTCGAACGCAGTGGAGCCTTACATAGGTTAACCGTAATTTGAAACCGAGCTGTTCGAATTttattagtttagtttagtttagtttatttatttagcacaaattttagtacaaatctgtgcaaggtgggagcgaagccctaacaggcttgtacagagctccacacctaACCAACACTTACTACATTTAGTACATTTAGCGGGCACAATAAAATGTAGCCAATCCATATCCAACATAGGCTGAtacgagaaagaaaagaaaaatagaatgtttaaggattaaacatcagttgatacgagaaagaagaaacagacaacataggatgataattaaatataagatgatataagaaagaaaaaccagACAACATAGActgatgattaaacataagatgatataagaaagaagaaacagacaacaaagaatgttgattaaacataaaatgatataagaaagaagaaacagacaacataggatgatgattgaaTATAGGATGATAcgaaaaagaagaaacagacatcataggatgatgattgaacataggatgatacgagaaaaaagaaacagacaacataggatgatgattgaaCATGGGCTATTATTAGTAgcctattactattattattgttttattattatgaacaatcatgtattgttattattagtatcactattatgatgatgataattattGTCGAATTTCTCCTCATATAAATACAAGGAAGTGCAAGAAATCTGTCGCGTCAGACCAGGGACACATTCATTAagttttgaatatatatattataatataaatatatatcaatattatatatttgtctAAAAATCTCTCATCAATTCTCGTCAATTGGCGTAATTTTTATCGCTAATAAGTAAATAATTGTATTCATAAGTCAAAGTTATTTATAATTAAGTAACATTCTTAAAGACACAAATCCACATTTTTAagagtttttaaaatataaatgatctACCATCCAGTATTATTGATATGCCATAGCAGGGGACAAACACCGCAGGGTTATCGAAACCACTCCATGAGCTGAGCACCAGAAGGACTCTGATGTATCCTGCAAAAAGAGcagcgattattattattattattattattattattattattattattattattattattagtggtaGATGTCGTAGTAGATATATGTAGACGATATTgtgtaaaatatatttgcaatatTGCAATAGCGACTTAAACTGAGATATGATTTACTGTTAATGGACAAATCCAGTAAAAAGTAACCTACATGATCGTGAAGCGTCTTACCAATAATATTGGGTACGTACAGCAAAACCCCAAGTCCCATTTCCCAGCGATACTTCCAGCGATACTGCCGTTCAGTAGAGATGTTGTTTCATTCTGCCAGCGTGCATGCTGATTGCGTCAGCAAATAGCCAACCATTGGAAGGCTAAAGGAATTAGTTAtcattttttctgtaaaaacaattatttaaaaaaaccgcATTGCAAGACTCCATTTCCAGTTAGCACGCGGTAAATGTGCTAATTTTGGAAAAAATGTTACCTAAAGTTTTCTACCGATTACAAATGTACCGCATGTCATAACACTTCCTGATACGTTCGCCCGCATGGACATGCTGTGAACTCAGTTCGGACTTGGGGAACTGCTCTTAACCTTGCATTAGAGAAGGCAATTCCAGTTCAAACTCGTCGGtcgtccaaaaaaaaaaaaacgttccgGTCCGAATTTCCGGTTATGCTATTCTACCCCCTCTCccaaataaaaattaattcagcaactgaatgtttttgggattatttcaataaattagACAGTCTTTTGATTTATTACCACTAGGTGCCAGCACTGTGTTATGTATCAGATGCTCTGTCGCGAGCTCCTGTCTCAGTCACAGCTTGTTACTAATGTTTGAGACATCAACGCATTgaaactaaaatgaaaatattattatcGTGTTtatgtatacatgcatgtgGCCTAATTTGGCTATTGCAGTGGGCTATAGCAGATTAAACATCAATACATGAACACTTGGCTAAGAAACTGACAAGTAGGCTGTGTATCCCATTCTAACATAATGACACAGTccttgttcctttttttaaatgatctgAGGTAGTATAGGCCTACTGCACATTCGAAGCAGTAGGATTATTATTTATCGAGACGGCAGGACCGGTTAGGCTAGTTTCAGTCCGCAGTTGTCCGCTCGTGGgcacttttcatttcatttcgcGTTTTTCTAATCCCGTCAGGTGACTGGTGAAGCGCCTGTCATGTGACTAAGCATGGAGGCGTCGGCGATGAGAAGCGTCATTCCGTGAAAACATTGAGGTCTACGTTGGGTCGCGAACGATCACACAATAAACGGAAACGGCAACTCGCACCGGTCTTGTGTTCAATATTTCTCACATAGCTGTGAAATGAGGTCAATATGGGGGCCAAAGAGTCAAGGATAGGTTTCCTCTCGTATGACGAGGCCATAAAGAGAGGTAAGTTAAGagttagttaacgttagctgcaTACTAGCGTGACTAGCTAGGTACTGAGCAGATTCAACAGACTTTGGCTAACCACATAGCTTTGACAGTAGTAGCTAGGCAGCACGAAATCGTTGCTTTGGTAGGAGGGACAAGGTAGATCATAGTCTGCTGTCAGTGTCAACGCGTACAACCCTGTCAAGTCTGGTTTGCTTTGCCATAGTTAAGATATGTTTTGGCCTTGTAATAGCTGCTGTTCTCCAGTCTTATATCGGCTAACAttaatcaaatgcaaatctgtaATTTAGCTGAATGGCTTGTCATTTCAACTTGTCATATTATTGATTTAGTATTTTAGATATCTATAGCTATAGCGTGTTTACTGTTGCTGCGCGGCTAGCTGGCTATATGCTCATGTGCAAGAATGTTTGGATTGCGCTGCAGTTGTGTTAAATTATCGGGAAACAAAGCTGGCTGCCCTGCTAGCATACAGAGGATTGAGCAATCGTGTTCTACATAACAGCAGCGTGTCATAGCGAATGGCAAGCGCATTTGCGAGTTAACGATGAAGACGTCTGTGTCACAACGGCGTTGAACGCTTCATCATCGCGTTGCTGTTGGCTTACGAGAACAATCTGATCCGATTCTTATCAGTTGCTCTCGGCTTGGCAAAGGTCACCGGCGAATAAAACGCATTGCAATAACAATAAAAGGATGGTCAATAAGTTTGTAAGATTACGTCTGAAAGAGGAAACGTATATAAGCGAAATCCTGTGTTGATTATGTAGGCTGCAGCTATATAGAAATGGTGTAACTTGATTTACTTATtcagtatattaaatatatatatatatatattgaaatgCCCGACATATTTCAAAGTCCATCCCAAATTGACAAACATCCGCATTTAACATTGTTACTCAACCGAAGTAATTGAAAAGTgtaatttttgttttcatgataCAATGCGTCATGTCACGAAATTCTGTCCAAAGCATTGCGCGTCCGATTCGCCATTCGACCGAGACAGTACAGGTGAGACTGTAGAGTCAGGCTGTTGAATGGTTTTAGCTTAGATTTTTACATCAAAACGAATTGTTATGAAACATCGCAGTAGATATTAAAACTACTTCAGAGGACTTTGACATGGCTGCAGAATCGGCTAAACTTTGACCCGCCGTTGGCTAATCTCACATTCCAAAGCTAGAGGCGATGGGATCTTTGTGGGCTGGTGGCAAACGCCTTAAAGGTAGAAGGAAAGTAACACGAAGTTTTATTAGCCTATACTAAATCATATGTGTGGTCCGATCTGTCAAACAGGGCTTTCTGTCTTTCCTGATATTTAAGCTTAGTTTATGGTTTGTAAGACAGTCAGTTTATTATCTAAAGCATAGGCAATAgtttttcaaattattattgttgttgggTTCAATTAGCCTCTGTCGTGGTTTATAGACCATGGCATCACCTGTTATTCCTGACCAGTTTTGTTTCACAAAGTTTGTTTAGGTCTTTATATGGTTTCATCATGACAGTTAAACTTTAGTCTTCAGCGCTAACTTCCACGTTAAACAACCATTTACTTGCAAAGGAATGATTGCAGTTCAGTTGATGTGCTCATCATATTGGTGCAATGAAATAGCTAACCATTAGTTAGTTTTGGCTGGTTGGACTACGGGGCTagtttcgggatgttcgcgcaTGTATAGAGCAGGGCCGCTGATGTTGTGTTTGCTTTGTGGAGACACCCATGAAATAAGCCAACGTTCTACTTGTGGTGTTTTCAGGTGTTATCTCTGCGAGCTACAAGTGGGCCAGCCATTTCTTTACACATTCTCGGACGTGTATGTTGTACTCTACATGGGCTTCTATTGTACCCTGTAGCCCTTAGTGCTATTCTATTGTTGGGTAGTAAGGGGCAGATAAGGAGGTTGGTTATGTCTTGGGGTGCAGTTCACGGTCACAGGTTATTGGGTGAGAGGAATACCCCCATTTCTTCATCTCTATCGTTGAGCGCCCTACTCCACTTGGTAGCCGGTTAAGGGATTACCATTTGGGATGGGTTGCATTCATGTCTTTTGGTAGGGATTCTGAAGGTGTGATCTTCATGTTGTGTGGGGGGGTTGTTAGGAAGTCAGCTTTCCACAAAGACTCATGTTCTGCTGTTGGATTAATGGCTCAGAAGGCTTCTTCTGGACTTCAGCCGTTGTCTGATGGCTGTTTTTCATCAGTGGATTGCTTCTGCCGTTGAATCGGGCTGGCTACTTCCCTTCT encodes:
- the si:ch1073-145m9.1 gene encoding uncharacterized protein si:ch1073-145m9.1; protein product: MGLGVLLYVPNIIGYIRVLLVLSSWSGFDNPAVFVPCYGISIILDGVDGCVARRLDQTSEFGAWLDVVVDNLGRGMVWSMLYQWGWLVSALEWCVFVCNHNAHGAQWKSSFSDSPWLVQAVMAKGFRTPPGVLAIAGLHILPVWLYGYQRGLLSRALSLPAWLQVLGTLLLTGGRLLCLSAEVWCVWSHIRFLTRDRQVKRE